In a genomic window of Triticum aestivum cultivar Chinese Spring unplaced genomic scaffold, IWGSC CS RefSeq v2.1 scaffold207293, whole genome shotgun sequence:
- the LOC123172493 gene encoding very-long-chain (3R)-3-hydroxyacyl-CoA dehydratase PASTICCINO 2A, with protein MAAVKRAYLAAYNWAVFFGWAQVLYFAVEALLRSGHEAVYAAVERPLQLAQTAAVLEILHGLVGLVRSPVSATLPQIGSRLFVTWGILWSFPETRTHILVSSLVISWSITEIIRYSFFGTKELFGSAPSSLLWLRYSSFLVMYPTGISSEVGLIYIALQFIKASEKYCIRMPNKWNYSFDYFYASILVLLVYVPGSPHMYTYMLGQRKKALAKSKTA; from the exons ATGGCGGCGGTGAAGCGCGCCTACCTCGCCGCCTACAACTGGGCCGTCTTCTTCGGATG GGCGCAGGTGCTCTACTTCGCCGTGGAGGCGCTGCTCCGGTCGGGGCACGAGGCCGTGTACGCCGCCGTCGAGCGGCCGCTACAGCTCGCGCAGACCGCCGCCGTCCTCGAG ATCCTTCACGGGCTGGTCGGGCTGGTGAGGTCGCCGGTGTCGGCCACGCTGCCGCAGATCGGGTCGCGCCTCTTCGTCACCTGGGGCATCCTCTGGAGCTTCCCCGAG ACCAGGACACACATCCTGGTGAGCTCCCTGGTCATCAGCTGGTCCATCACCGAG ATTATTAGGTACTCTTTTTTCGGCACGAAAGAGCTGTTTGGATCTGCCCCATCATCGCTTCTATGGCTTAG GTATAGCTCATTCCTAGTCATGTACCCAACCGGCATCAGCAGCGAGGTTGGTTTGATATATATTGCATTGCAGTTCATCAAG GCATCAGAGAAGTACTGCATCAGAATGCCCAACAAATGGAACTATTCATTTGATTACTTCTATGCATCAATCCTGGTACTCCTAGTTTACGTCCCAG GAAGCCCACATATGTACACCTACATGCTTGGGCAGCGTAAGAAGGCGCTTGCAAAGTCAAAGACCGCGTAA